A single genomic interval of Thermoplasmata archaeon harbors:
- a CDS encoding 30S ribosomal protein S12, which yields MARGLFAARKLKDERQTRRWSDRYYKRRVQHLKEKSDPLEGSPQAKGIVLEKVAIEAKQPNSALRKCVKVQLVKNGRQITAFAVGDGAINFIDEHDEVLVEGIGGRMGRSYGDIPGVRYKVIQVNGVSLDELVRGRKEKPVR from the coding sequence TTGGCACGGGGATTGTTCGCGGCACGGAAGCTCAAGGACGAGCGGCAGACGCGCCGCTGGTCCGACCGGTACTACAAGCGCCGCGTGCAGCACCTCAAGGAGAAGTCGGACCCGCTCGAGGGCTCGCCCCAGGCCAAGGGGATCGTCCTCGAAAAGGTGGCCATCGAGGCCAAGCAGCCCAACTCCGCCCTGCGGAAGTGCGTCAAGGTACAGCTCGTGAAGAACGGGCGGCAGATCACCGCGTTCGCCGTGGGCGACGGCGCGATCAACTTCATCGACGAGCACGACGAGGTTCTCGTCGAGGGGATCGGTGGCCGCATGGGCCGGTCCTACGGCGACATCCCGGGCGTCCGGTACAAGGTCATCCAGGTGAACGGCGTCTCCCTCGACGAGCTTGTGCGGGGCCGCAAAGAGAAGCCGGTGAGGTAG